Part of the Streptomyces sp. NBC_01264 genome, ATCTTCCGGCGCAGGGCACTGACGTGGACCTCGACGACGTTGAGGTCCCCTTCGTAGGCGGCGTCCCAGACGTGTTCGAGGATGTCCCGCTTGGGTACGACTTCGCCCGCCCGGCGCGCCAGGTGCACGAGCACGGCGAACTCGCGCGCGGTCAGCCGGGCTTCGACGCCGCCGCGCGTGCAGCGCTGCCGGGCCGGGTCGACGAGGAGGTCGCCGAACTCCATGACCTGCGGGCTGCGCCGGCCGGTGCGCCGGATCAGGGCGCGCAGCCGGGCCACGAGGACCACGTAGGAGAAGGGCTTCGAGAGGAAGTCGTCGGCTCCGGTGTCCAGCGCCTCGGCCTCGTCGTACTCGCCGTCCTTGGCGGTGAGCATGAGGATGCCGGACTCGCAGCCGTCCGCGCGCAGCCGGGCGCAGACCCGGTAGCCGTTGAGGCCGGGCAGCATGATGTCGAGCACGATGGCGTCGTAATCGTGCTCTCCGGCCATCCACAGGCCTTGCGGGCCGTCGTGTGCCGTGTCCACGGTGAAGCCCTCGGCCCGCAGACCACGTTGCAGGGCGGCGGCCAGCCGCCGCTCGTCCTCGACCACCAGTACGCGCATGGTGCAAGGTTCTCAGGTCGCGCCGCGGGCTTGCTGAAGGGTTCTTCAGCTCGCTTCAGCGAGGCTTCAGCATCCTGCTCGCAGGATCGGCCGAGCCGGGCACGCCGCCCGGAGAACCCGAGGAGCATCCAGATGACTCAGTCCACTCCGCAGCCGCCCGAGTTCCCCCCGGCCGCCGGTCCCGTCGAGGGCGGCGGCGAGGGCGGCGGCGCCCCGACCGGCAAGGCGGTGGGGCGCGGCGCCCGGATCGCCCGCTTCACCCGGTTCGCCCGTGAGGGCCGGGGCCGCTGGGTGGCGCTCGGGCTCGTCGTGGTGGCGTCCGCCGGAGCGGGCGCCGCGGTGGTGGCCGTGGCGGACCACGAGCACGACGTCCGCCGCACGCGCGCGGAGCGGGTGTGGGACCGGTTCGACGTCGAGCGGGAGGGCGGCGGGAAGCTGACGGCGCCGCTGCCCGTGCGGCCCGGGAAGCCCGGCAGTCCCGACGAGCCCGGCAAGCCCGGCCTGCGGGGTCAGAAGGCCGAGCGGTTCGCCTTCCCGCCGGACGGGCCCGACGGGGTGCCCGGCGGCGAGGAGGGGTTCGCCGTGGACGGGCCCGGCCGGGCCCCGGTACCGCTTCCCGCGCTTCCGGCGGCGCAGGCCCTGGAGAAGGCGGAGGCCGCCGTGCCCGGCGGCAAGGCCGAGGCGCTGCGCGTGGTCGCCCAGGAGGGCGGCGGGAGCGCCTGGCGCGTGGTGGTCCTGGGCTCCGACGGGGTCCGGCACGCCGTGACCCTGGCCGGCACCGACGGCGCGGTCACGGGCAACACGGTCGTGGGGAAGGGCGCCGGAGCGGCCCGCTGAGCGGATGCGGGCCCGCGCCCGGTGTCCCGTACGGCCGCGACGGCGGTACGGGACACCGGGCGGGCGGCGGTACGGGACACCGGGCGGCCGTCCGGGGCACCGGGCGGGCGGCGGTCCGCCGGTGAGCCCCTGTCAGGAGGGAAGGTCCAGCAGCCTGGCCGCCGTCTCCCGCATCTCGATCTTGCGGATCTTGCCCGTCACCGTCATGGGGAACTCCTCCACCACGTGGACGTGGCGCGGGATCTTGAAGTGGGCCAGCCGGCCCTCGCAGTACGCGCGCACGGCCTCGGCGGTCAGGGGCTCGGCGCCCTCGCGCATCCGCACCCACGCCATGAGCTCCTCCCCGTACTTCGGGTCGGGCACGCCGATCACCTGGACGTCCAAGACGTCGGGGTGGCCGTGCAGGAACTCCTCGATCTCGCGCGGGTACAGGTTCTCACCGCCGCGGATCACCATGTCCTTGATCCGCCCGGTGATGCTCAGGTATCCGTCCCCGTCCATGACGGCGAGGTCTCCGGTGTGCATCCAGCGCGCCGCGTCGACGGCTTCGGCGGTGCGCTCGGGCTGGTCCCAGTAGCCGAGCATGACCGAGTAGCCCCGGGTGCACAGTTCGCCCGGTTCGCCGCGCGGGACGGTCCGGCCGGTGGCCGGGTCCACCACCTTGACCTCCAGGTGCGGTCCGACGCGGCCCACGGTCGACACGCGGCGTTCCACGGAGTCGTCCACGCGGGTCTGGGTGGAGACCGGGGAGGTCTCCGTCATGCCGTAGCAGATGGACACCTCGCGCATGCCCATCCGTTCGATGACCTCCTTCATCACCTCGACCGGGCAGGGCGAGCCCGCCATGATGCCGGTGCGGAGGCTGGAGAGGTCGTAGCTCTCGAAGTCCGGGTGGGCCAGCTCGGCGATGAACATGGTGGGGACCCCGTAGAGCGAGGTGCACGCCTCCGCCTGGACGGCGGCCAGGGTGGCACCCGGGTCGAAGGCGGGCGCGGGAATGACCATGGCCGCGCCGTGGCTGGTGCAGGCGAGGTTCCCCATGACCATGCCGAAGCAGTGGTAGAAGGGGACCGGGATGCAGACCCGGTCCTGTTCGGTGTAGTGACACAACTCGCCCACGAAATAGGCGTTGTTGAGGATGTTGTGGTGCGAGAGGGTCGCCCCCTTCGGGAAGCCGGTGGTCCCCGAGGTGTACTGGATGTTCACGGCGTCGTCCGGACTCAGCGCGGCCTGGGCGCGCAGCAGTTCGGCCCGGTCGGCGCGGCGGGCGCGTTCCTGGAGGGAGTTCCAGAGCGGGCCGTCGAGCAGGGCGGTGAACTCCAGGTCCGGACAGCGCGGTCCGACCTCCTCGATCATCGCCGCGTAGTCGGAGGTCTTGAACCGGTCCGCCGCGACCAGCAGCCGGATCCCGGACTGGCGCAGGACGTACTCCAGCTCGTGCGACCGGTAGGCCGGGTTCACGGTGACGAGGACCGCGCCGATCCTGGCGGTGGCGTACTGCACCATCGTCCACTCGGGACGGTTGGGGGCCCAGATGCCGACCCGGTCCCCCTTCACGATCCCGAGGTCCAGCAGGCCGAGCGCGAGGGCGTCCACGTCCGCGGCGAACTGCGCGTACGTCCACCGGCGCCCGGAGGCCATGTCGACGAGGGCGTCCCGGCCGGGGAACCTGCGGACGGCGCGGTCCAGGTTCTCACCGATGGTGTCGCCCAGCAGCGGCACCTCGCAGGCCCCGGACGCGTAACTCGGCTCGACGGACGACTCGGATGGCACGGACGACGCGGACGACACATGGACCCCCAGGGTTCGGTGGCGGGCACCGGGGCCCCATCGCTCCGGCGCCCCCTCATGATCCACGCGGCCCGCGGCCGGGGCCAGCCCCCGGCGGGCGGGTGACCCGAGCCCACGCTCGCGGCCACCCGCCCGGGTCCGCGTACGCCCTACGCGGGCAGGGCGAGCAGGAGCAGGGGGCTGGTCGTCGGCTGCGGCGACCCCCCGGCGGGCTCCAGCGTCAGGCCGACCGCCGTGGCCGTACCCAGGCCTCCGTCCAGCACGGCCGCGCCGTCGCCGGTGAGGAAGCCGGCCGGGCGCATCGTGCCGCCGTCGGCCAGCCAGAGCTGGTACGTGTGGCCCTCCCCCGCGGCCGGCAGCCGGTCGGTGAGGAACACGGCCCGGTCCCGGGCGGCGGAGGTGACCACCGTCGCGGCGGCTCCGCCGCTGGTGCGGCCGTGGACGGTACGGGCGTCCGGGGCCGTGACCACGGCCCGCAGCTCCTGCCCGCGCGCCTCGGCCTGCCGGGCCTCCTGCCGGGCCCGGTCCGCCTGCCCGCTCTCGTGGAGCGCGGCGCCGCCGAAGAGCGCCGCCCCGACGAGGGAGGCGGCGACGACGAAGGCACCGGCCTTGCGCGGGAGCCGGTCCAGGAATCCGGCCGCCCGGTGGACGCCGACCCGCGGGGGCACCTGGCGGACGGTCCCGATGCGGGCGAGCACCTCCGCCTTCAGCTGCGGCGGGGGCACGAGGGCCACGGCGGCCGCCAGCCGGCCGGCCGTGGCGGAGAATTCCGCGACGTCCCCGGAGCACGGCGCGCAGCGGGCCAAGTGCCTGGAGAACGCCTCCTGTTCACCCGGCTCGAGCGCGTCCAGTACGTAGGCCGCGGTGAGGGTGTGCAGTTCTTCGTCGTGCTTCACGTGGTCACCCCCATGCAGTCGCGCAGGCGGATCAGTCCGTCACGCATCCGGGTCTTGATCGTGGGAAGAGGAGTCTGGAGGGTCTCGGCGACCTCACGGTAGGTCAGCCCCTGGTAGTAAGCGAGGGTGACGGCCTGACGCTGGAGCTCGGTCAGCCGGCGCAGGCAGCGTTTGACCTGGTCGCGTTCCAGCCGGGTCTCCACCTGTTCGCTCACCTCGTCGAAGGGCCGTTCCTGGCCGCGTACGCCCACGTCGTGCTCGCGGTTGGCCGAGGCCTGCGCGGAGCGGACCCGGTCCACCGCCCGACGGTGGGCGATCGTGGCCACCCAGGCCATGACGCTCCCCTGGTCGGGGCGGTAGCGGGCGGCCTGGCGCCACACGTCGATCATCACCTCCTGGGCGACCTCCTCCGACTGCGCGCGGTCGCGCACCACCTTGACGGCGATGCCGAAGACGGTTCCGGCCACGGAGTCGTACAGGGCGGAGAAGGCGTCCTGGTCGCCCTGGGCGACGCGCGCCATCAGCTCCGCGAGCTCGGCCGCGGCCGATCCGGGTCCGGGGCCCGGGCCGCTGCCGGGGCCCGGGCCGGGGAAGGGCAGCCTCTCGGGGTTCACCTGAGCGGCCCCCCTGTACGGCCGGGCCCGGGCGGGCATCCCGGTACCGCGAGTGGTTCGCGCCGGTCCATCCATCGCATGAACGATCCTTCGTGGCAGGCGCACCCGTTCCCCGTCCGCCGGGGTCGCGGTGC contains:
- a CDS encoding response regulator transcription factor; this encodes MRVLVVEDERRLAAALQRGLRAEGFTVDTAHDGPQGLWMAGEHDYDAIVLDIMLPGLNGYRVCARLRADGCESGILMLTAKDGEYDEAEALDTGADDFLSKPFSYVVLVARLRALIRRTGRRSPQVMEFGDLLVDPARQRCTRGGVEARLTAREFAVLVHLARRAGEVVPKRDILEHVWDAAYEGDLNVVEVHVSALRRKIDAPFGRAAVETVRGAGYRLAADGG
- a CDS encoding PepSY domain-containing protein, which codes for MTQSTPQPPEFPPAAGPVEGGGEGGGAPTGKAVGRGARIARFTRFAREGRGRWVALGLVVVASAGAGAAVVAVADHEHDVRRTRAERVWDRFDVEREGGGKLTAPLPVRPGKPGSPDEPGKPGLRGQKAERFAFPPDGPDGVPGGEEGFAVDGPGRAPVPLPALPAAQALEKAEAAVPGGKAEALRVVAQEGGGSAWRVVVLGSDGVRHAVTLAGTDGAVTGNTVVGKGAGAAR
- a CDS encoding AMP-binding protein codes for the protein MPSESSVEPSYASGACEVPLLGDTIGENLDRAVRRFPGRDALVDMASGRRWTYAQFAADVDALALGLLDLGIVKGDRVGIWAPNRPEWTMVQYATARIGAVLVTVNPAYRSHELEYVLRQSGIRLLVAADRFKTSDYAAMIEEVGPRCPDLEFTALLDGPLWNSLQERARRADRAELLRAQAALSPDDAVNIQYTSGTTGFPKGATLSHHNILNNAYFVGELCHYTEQDRVCIPVPFYHCFGMVMGNLACTSHGAAMVIPAPAFDPGATLAAVQAEACTSLYGVPTMFIAELAHPDFESYDLSSLRTGIMAGSPCPVEVMKEVIERMGMREVSICYGMTETSPVSTQTRVDDSVERRVSTVGRVGPHLEVKVVDPATGRTVPRGEPGELCTRGYSVMLGYWDQPERTAEAVDAARWMHTGDLAVMDGDGYLSITGRIKDMVIRGGENLYPREIEEFLHGHPDVLDVQVIGVPDPKYGEELMAWVRMREGAEPLTAEAVRAYCEGRLAHFKIPRHVHVVEEFPMTVTGKIRKIEMRETAARLLDLPS
- a CDS encoding anti-sigma factor; this encodes MKHDEELHTLTAAYVLDALEPGEQEAFSRHLARCAPCSGDVAEFSATAGRLAAAVALVPPPQLKAEVLARIGTVRQVPPRVGVHRAAGFLDRLPRKAGAFVVAASLVGAALFGGAALHESGQADRARQEARQAEARGQELRAVVTAPDARTVHGRTSGGAAATVVTSAARDRAVFLTDRLPAAGEGHTYQLWLADGGTMRPAGFLTGDGAAVLDGGLGTATAVGLTLEPAGGSPQPTTSPLLLLALPA
- the sigK gene encoding ECF RNA polymerase sigma factor SigK, whose translation is MNPERLPFPGPGPGSGPGPGPGSAAAELAELMARVAQGDQDAFSALYDSVAGTVFGIAVKVVRDRAQSEEVAQEVMIDVWRQAARYRPDQGSVMAWVATIAHRRAVDRVRSAQASANREHDVGVRGQERPFDEVSEQVETRLERDQVKRCLRRLTELQRQAVTLAYYQGLTYREVAETLQTPLPTIKTRMRDGLIRLRDCMGVTT